In a genomic window of Thermosynechococcus sp. CL-1:
- the aroA gene encoding 3-phosphoshikimate 1-carboxyvinyltransferase has product MAVIQITSDDTWQIQADGHPLQGTLQVPGDKSISHRALMLGAMAEGTTHIEGLLVGEDTCSTAACFRALGAEISDLNATAVTVQGLGIGHLQEPVDVLNAGNSGTTMRLLLGVLAAQTGRFFTMTGDASLRSRPMARVVTPLMQMGAQIWGRQHHSRAPLAVLGQPLEPITYSSPIASAQVKSALLLAALHTEGTTIIREPHRSRDHSERMLQAFGACLSVDEATCTVSLEGPAVLKGQKVIVPGDISSAAFWLVAASITPDSELVLTNVGVNPTRTGILDVLWAMGAEITLENERLVTGEPVADLRVRSARLQGTRIGGELIPRLIDEIPILAVAAAFAEGITEIRDAAELRVKESDRLKAVATELQKMGAKVTELSDGLDIQGGVPLQGTHVETYGDHRMAMSLAIAALNATGTSHIHNASAAAVSYPEFVTILQQIA; this is encoded by the coding sequence ATGGCGGTGATTCAGATTACATCCGACGACACTTGGCAAATTCAGGCCGATGGCCATCCCCTGCAGGGCACCCTCCAGGTACCGGGAGATAAATCCATTTCCCACCGTGCCCTGATGTTGGGGGCAATGGCAGAGGGCACTACCCATATTGAAGGCCTGCTCGTGGGTGAAGATACCTGTAGTACCGCCGCCTGTTTTCGTGCCCTTGGTGCCGAGATTTCAGATCTCAATGCCACAGCAGTCACGGTTCAAGGCTTGGGAATTGGCCATCTCCAAGAACCCGTGGATGTCCTGAATGCCGGCAATTCTGGTACAACGATGCGGTTGTTGTTGGGGGTATTGGCAGCGCAAACAGGTCGCTTTTTTACGATGACTGGGGATGCCTCATTGCGATCGCGCCCCATGGCACGGGTCGTCACACCCTTGATGCAGATGGGTGCCCAGATTTGGGGGCGTCAACACCACAGCCGTGCCCCCTTGGCCGTTTTGGGGCAGCCCTTAGAGCCAATCACCTACTCCAGTCCCATTGCCTCCGCTCAGGTGAAATCAGCGCTATTGCTCGCCGCCCTCCACACCGAAGGCACCACCATTATTCGCGAACCCCACCGCTCACGAGATCACAGTGAACGTATGCTTCAGGCCTTTGGTGCCTGTTTGAGCGTGGATGAGGCCACCTGTACGGTGAGTCTTGAAGGACCTGCGGTCTTAAAGGGTCAGAAGGTGATTGTGCCCGGCGACATCAGTTCAGCCGCCTTTTGGTTGGTGGCAGCCTCCATTACCCCTGATTCAGAATTAGTGCTGACCAATGTGGGAGTTAACCCCACCCGCACCGGCATTCTCGATGTGCTTTGGGCAATGGGAGCCGAGATTACCCTTGAAAATGAGCGGCTCGTCACAGGCGAACCAGTGGCAGATCTGCGGGTGCGATCGGCGAGGCTGCAGGGAACCCGTATTGGCGGTGAATTGATTCCTCGCTTGATTGATGAGATTCCGATTTTGGCTGTGGCTGCTGCCTTTGCTGAAGGGATCACCGAAATTCGCGATGCAGCAGAACTACGGGTGAAGGAAAGCGATCGCCTCAAGGCCGTGGCCACAGAATTGCAAAAAATGGGCGCTAAGGTCACTGAACTCAGTGATGGCCTCGATATTCAGGGGGGCGTACCCCTGCAAGGCACCCATGTGGAAACCTACGGCGATCATCGCATGGCCATGAGTCTGGCGATCGCTGCCCTCAATGCCACAGGAACCAGCCACATTCACAACGCCAGTGCGGCAGCCGTCTCCTATCCTGAATTTGTAACAATTCTGCAACAAATTGCTTGA
- a CDS encoding TIGR04376 family protein — MSFFRDLNAFLEQKLEDFIRANPQLELNLLLLELEDQERETQERLLRLQQEVNTCEQQILGLVSEIRRWRDRIQTAMAAQRPDLVELAQQREAELRRRGEQLWTQRLNALNQIPVTQQLLQKIRDRRREIMNRVPTASAPPPPPPPPPRMTSDLNDPIEAEFRRLELQTALEELKRSMEL, encoded by the coding sequence ATGAGCTTTTTCCGCGACTTGAATGCATTCCTAGAGCAAAAACTCGAGGACTTTATTCGTGCCAATCCGCAGCTTGAACTCAATCTACTGCTCCTTGAGCTAGAGGATCAAGAACGGGAAACCCAAGAGCGATTACTGCGGTTGCAACAGGAAGTCAATACCTGCGAACAGCAAATTTTAGGCCTTGTTTCCGAGATTCGCCGCTGGCGCGATCGCATCCAAACGGCGATGGCAGCTCAACGCCCCGACCTTGTGGAATTGGCACAGCAACGGGAGGCCGAATTACGCCGACGCGGCGAGCAACTGTGGACTCAGCGCCTCAATGCCCTCAATCAAATTCCCGTTACCCAGCAGCTGCTGCAAAAGATTCGCGATCGCCGGCGAGAAATCATGAACCGTGTGCCTACCGCCAGTGCGCCCCCACCACCGCCCCCACCGCCACCACGCATGACCAGTGACCTGAATGACCCAATTGAAGCTGAGTTTCGCCGCTTGGAACTGCAAACTGCCCTTGAGGAACTGAAGCGCTCAATGGAGCTATAG
- a CDS encoding YheT family hydrolase translates to MQSLSYWPPLPLHSGVIHTVFTAYVQRWGCLYPWQPQTSHVFHGAEGVPLYGEGYRVGQARGTIIATYGITGDLKNQWYLHTLAHWAIARRFDVVLFDWRAHGRSAELSPALTSDGLYEGQDFVAIAQQCQELGYTPPYWFVGYSLGGQLALWGAWYAQQQGTKEIGGAAVICPNLDSNRSLAHLGTTFWGQQFERAISRQLQHLARHLHRLHPQIFDLNTVAQIDTIAGFDAALVIDRLGFGSVAEYYAASSPLPLLPQLTIPVWILYAADDPLFDPCLVPELLAIAEANPALTLLMTEQGGHVGFTSDRKCQRLWGDPDYCWGIHRLLDWLGQQPR, encoded by the coding sequence ATGCAATCCCTATCCTATTGGCCACCACTGCCGCTGCACTCTGGCGTGATCCACACGGTCTTTACTGCCTATGTCCAACGCTGGGGGTGCCTCTACCCTTGGCAACCGCAAACCAGCCATGTTTTCCATGGGGCGGAGGGCGTGCCCCTGTACGGTGAGGGGTATCGGGTTGGCCAAGCACGCGGAACCATCATTGCCACCTACGGCATTACGGGTGATCTCAAGAATCAATGGTACTTGCATACCCTTGCCCATTGGGCGATCGCCCGCCGCTTTGATGTGGTGCTTTTCGACTGGCGTGCCCATGGCCGCAGTGCTGAACTTTCTCCGGCGTTGACCAGTGATGGGCTTTACGAAGGCCAAGACTTTGTGGCGATCGCCCAACAGTGTCAAGAACTGGGCTATACCCCTCCCTACTGGTTTGTTGGCTATTCCTTGGGGGGTCAGTTAGCCCTTTGGGGGGCGTGGTATGCCCAACAGCAAGGGACAAAAGAGATTGGGGGGGCGGCTGTGATTTGCCCCAACCTTGACTCCAACCGCTCCCTTGCCCACCTCGGCACGACTTTTTGGGGACAGCAATTTGAACGCGCCATCAGCCGTCAACTCCAACACTTGGCTCGCCACCTGCATCGTCTTCATCCTCAAATCTTTGATCTCAACACCGTTGCCCAGATTGACACCATTGCCGGTTTTGATGCCGCCCTCGTCATTGACCGCCTTGGCTTTGGCAGTGTGGCCGAGTATTACGCTGCCAGTAGTCCCTTGCCACTGTTGCCGCAACTGACAATACCCGTATGGATTCTCTATGCCGCCGATGATCCCCTATTTGATCCCTGTCTGGTGCCAGAACTCCTAGCGATTGCCGAGGCGAACCCTGCCCTCACCCTGCTGATGACAGAGCAAGGGGGTCACGTGGGCTTTACCAGCGATCGCAAGTGTCAACGACTCTGGGGCGATCCCGACTACTGCTGGGGCATCCATCGGCTCTTGGACTGGCTAGGGCAGCAACCTAGATAA
- the sir gene encoding sulfite reductase, ferredoxin dependent produces MVASPPSADAALKRSKIEALKERSQHLREPLATELLEPTNHFSEAGVQILKFHGSYQQDNRDNRVKGQEKDYQFMLRTRSPGGYIPPQLYLTLDRLADEYGNHTLRATTRQGFQLHGILKKNLKAAIAAIVRSMGSTLGACGDLNRNVMAPPAPFRDRPEYALAYEYAHRIADLLTPQTGAYYEIWLDGEKVISAEEHPDVKAARQRNGNGTIFANNEEPIYGDHYMPRKFKCCVTVPGDNSVDLFSQDLTLVVITDAQGHLEGFNIYAGGGLGRTHNKEETFARMADEIGFVRAADVYEAVKAIVATQRDYGDRYNRRHARLKYLIHDWGVEKFKAKVEEYFGKPLEPFRPLPPWRYQDFLGWHPQGDGKFFYGLSIANGRILDQGNFKLKSALKKIVKDFQLPLRVTPHQNLLLCDVSPDQQDAIQHILEQHGVRDVNAIDPLERYSMACPALPTCGLAITESERAIPGVLERIRRLMDRLGLQEEHFVIRMTGCPNGCARPYLAELGFVGIVPGAYQTWLGGSPDQTRLAEVYIERLPIAELETALEPLLVFYRDRRQQGESFGDFCHRVGFAALREFAANYVPTATTKRYRVDVRADQYQQLKELAAAKGMSLAAVTREAIQRYLEQSGQ; encoded by the coding sequence ATGGTTGCTTCGCCCCCCTCTGCTGATGCTGCCCTGAAACGCTCAAAAATTGAGGCTCTCAAGGAACGGAGCCAACATCTGCGAGAACCCCTAGCCACAGAACTGCTAGAACCAACCAATCATTTTAGCGAAGCGGGGGTGCAGATCCTCAAGTTCCACGGCTCCTATCAGCAGGACAACCGCGATAACCGCGTCAAAGGGCAGGAAAAAGACTACCAGTTCATGCTGCGCACCCGCAGTCCAGGAGGGTATATTCCGCCGCAGCTCTATTTAACCTTGGATCGCTTGGCGGATGAGTATGGCAACCACACCCTGCGGGCAACAACGCGGCAAGGATTCCAGTTGCACGGCATTCTCAAGAAGAATCTGAAAGCAGCGATCGCCGCCATTGTCCGCAGCATGGGATCCACATTGGGCGCCTGCGGTGATTTGAACCGCAATGTCATGGCGCCACCCGCCCCCTTTCGCGATCGCCCGGAATATGCCCTTGCCTATGAGTATGCCCACCGCATTGCCGATCTGCTGACCCCACAAACCGGTGCCTACTACGAGATTTGGCTCGATGGTGAAAAGGTGATCTCCGCCGAAGAGCACCCCGATGTAAAGGCGGCACGGCAGCGCAATGGCAATGGCACGATCTTCGCCAATAACGAAGAGCCAATCTATGGCGATCACTATATGCCCCGCAAATTTAAGTGCTGTGTCACGGTGCCGGGGGATAACTCCGTAGATCTCTTCTCCCAAGATTTGACACTGGTGGTGATTACAGATGCCCAAGGCCATCTTGAGGGCTTCAATATCTATGCTGGTGGTGGTTTGGGGCGCACCCACAACAAAGAAGAAACCTTTGCCCGCATGGCTGATGAAATTGGCTTTGTCCGCGCGGCAGATGTCTATGAGGCGGTGAAGGCGATCGTGGCCACCCAGCGGGACTATGGCGATCGCTATAATCGGCGCCACGCCCGTTTGAAATACCTGATCCACGATTGGGGAGTCGAAAAATTCAAGGCCAAGGTGGAAGAATACTTTGGCAAGCCCCTCGAACCCTTTCGCCCGCTGCCGCCGTGGCGCTATCAGGACTTTTTGGGCTGGCACCCCCAAGGAGATGGCAAATTCTTCTATGGCCTCTCCATTGCCAATGGCCGCATCCTTGATCAGGGGAACTTCAAACTCAAGTCGGCCCTCAAGAAAATCGTCAAGGACTTTCAGCTCCCCCTGCGGGTCACGCCTCACCAAAATCTGCTCCTGTGTGATGTCTCTCCCGATCAACAGGATGCAATTCAGCACATCCTTGAGCAGCACGGGGTGCGTGATGTCAATGCCATTGATCCCCTCGAACGCTATAGCATGGCCTGCCCGGCGTTGCCTACCTGTGGCTTAGCCATTACTGAATCGGAACGGGCAATTCCGGGGGTACTGGAGCGGATTCGTCGCCTCATGGATCGGCTGGGACTCCAAGAGGAGCACTTTGTGATTCGGATGACGGGGTGCCCCAATGGCTGTGCCCGCCCCTACTTAGCGGAATTGGGCTTTGTTGGCATTGTCCCCGGCGCCTATCAGACTTGGTTGGGGGGGAGTCCCGATCAAACCCGCTTAGCGGAGGTCTATATTGAGCGGTTACCGATTGCCGAACTGGAAACAGCCCTAGAGCCATTGCTAGTTTTTTATCGCGATCGCCGACAGCAGGGAGAATCCTTTGGTGATTTTTGCCATCGGGTTGGTTTTGCGGCCTTGCGAGAATTTGCCGCGAATTACGTTCCCACAGCCACAACGAAGCGCTATCGTGTGGATGTGCGGGCTGATCAATACCAGCAACTCAAGGAATTAGCAGCAGCCAAGGGCATGTCTCTGGCGGCAGTGACCCGGGAAGCGATTCAGCGTTACCTTGAGCAATCTGGTCAGTAA
- the zds gene encoding 9,9'-di-cis-zeta-carotene desaturase yields MRVVIVGAGLAGLAAAVDLVDAGHSVEIYESRPFVGGKVSSWQDADGNHIEMGLHVFFYNYANLFELMTKVGAIANLLPKEHTHTFINRGGQVGELDFRFPLGAPFNGLKAFFTTSQLSAADKFFNAIALGTSPVVRGLVDYEGAMRQIRALDQVSFAEWFRRQGGSENSLKRLWNPISYALGFIDTEHMSARCMLTIFMMFAAKTTASRLNMLKGSPAEYLLKPLVNYIEARGAKIHLRRRVKEILFRGEDPSTWQVEGLVIPLGEELETVTADAYLCACDVPGIQRLIPKAWRSHPTFDNIFKLEAVPVATVQLRFDGWVTELQDPSKQKQVAATGIDNLLYTADADFSCFADLALTSPADYYREGQGSLLQVVLTPGDPFIKASNEEIAQHVLRQVHELFPSSRHLNMTWYSVVKLAQSLYREAPGMDPYRPPQKTPVPNFYLAGSYTQQDYIDSMEGATMSGRQAAQAILAGGHG; encoded by the coding sequence ATGCGGGTTGTCATTGTTGGTGCAGGGTTAGCCGGCTTAGCCGCCGCAGTGGATTTGGTGGATGCCGGTCACAGTGTTGAAATCTATGAATCCCGTCCCTTTGTGGGGGGCAAAGTCAGCAGTTGGCAAGATGCCGATGGAAACCACATTGAGATGGGGCTGCATGTTTTCTTTTACAACTACGCCAATCTCTTTGAACTGATGACCAAGGTGGGGGCGATCGCCAACCTACTGCCCAAGGAACATACCCACACCTTTATTAATCGCGGTGGTCAGGTGGGAGAACTGGATTTTCGCTTTCCCTTGGGTGCCCCCTTCAACGGTCTCAAGGCCTTCTTCACCACCAGTCAACTCTCTGCTGCCGATAAATTCTTTAATGCCATTGCCCTTGGCACGAGTCCTGTGGTGCGGGGTCTGGTGGACTACGAGGGGGCAATGCGCCAAATCCGCGCCTTAGATCAGGTCAGTTTTGCGGAGTGGTTTCGGCGGCAGGGCGGTTCAGAAAATAGCCTCAAGCGCCTTTGGAATCCCATTTCCTACGCCTTGGGCTTTATTGATACCGAGCACATGTCCGCTCGCTGTATGCTGACGATCTTTATGATGTTTGCCGCCAAAACAACTGCCTCACGGCTCAATATGCTCAAGGGATCACCGGCAGAATACCTGCTCAAACCCTTGGTGAACTACATTGAAGCACGGGGGGCTAAGATTCATCTGCGGCGACGGGTGAAGGAAATTCTCTTTCGCGGCGAGGATCCTAGCACTTGGCAGGTGGAAGGGTTGGTGATTCCCCTAGGCGAAGAACTAGAAACAGTTACAGCGGATGCCTATCTATGTGCCTGTGATGTGCCGGGGATTCAACGCCTGATTCCAAAAGCATGGCGATCGCACCCGACCTTTGACAACATCTTTAAGCTCGAGGCCGTGCCTGTGGCCACGGTACAACTGCGATTTGATGGCTGGGTTACGGAACTGCAAGACCCCAGTAAGCAAAAACAGGTGGCGGCAACGGGTATTGATAACCTGCTCTACACTGCCGATGCTGACTTTTCCTGCTTTGCGGATCTGGCCCTCACTAGTCCAGCGGACTACTATCGCGAAGGTCAAGGCTCCTTACTGCAAGTGGTGCTTACTCCCGGTGATCCCTTCATCAAAGCCAGCAATGAAGAAATTGCCCAACATGTGCTGCGCCAAGTCCATGAACTTTTCCCCTCGTCGCGCCATCTGAACATGACATGGTACAGTGTCGTCAAATTAGCGCAGTCCCTCTATCGCGAAGCCCCCGGCATGGATCCCTATCGTCCGCCCCAAAAAACACCCGTTCCTAACTTTTACTTGGCGGGCAGCTATACGCAACAGGACTACATTGACAGCATGGAGGGCGCGACAATGTCCGGACGACAAGCCGCCCAAGCGATTTTGGCAGGAGGTCATGGATGA
- a CDS encoding SRPBCC family protein, producing MSWLEHTVQIEVAADVDRVWALWSDLEKMPLWMKWIESVVITEEDPTLSRWTLATGNWHFSWRSRICRQVKHQMIQWESVDGLPNRGAIRFYDRQDSTIVKLSVSYAIPGILGQMMDRLFLGRVVESTLQADLERFREYAQQMQPTQVS from the coding sequence ATGAGTTGGTTAGAGCATACGGTTCAGATTGAAGTGGCAGCCGATGTCGATCGCGTCTGGGCACTGTGGTCGGATCTGGAGAAAATGCCCCTGTGGATGAAGTGGATTGAATCTGTGGTCATCACTGAAGAAGACCCTACCCTATCGCGCTGGACATTGGCCACGGGCAACTGGCACTTTAGCTGGCGATCGCGCATTTGCCGCCAAGTGAAGCACCAAATGATTCAGTGGGAGTCCGTGGATGGGCTGCCTAATCGGGGTGCAATTCGCTTTTACGATCGCCAAGACAGCACCATTGTCAAGCTGTCGGTCTCCTATGCCATTCCGGGAATTTTGGGACAAATGATGGATCGCCTTTTCCTTGGCCGCGTAGTTGAAAGTACATTGCAAGCAGATCTCGAACGCTTTCGTGAATATGCCCAACAGATGCAGCCCACACAGGTTTCCTGA
- a CDS encoding inorganic phosphate transporter, with protein MAIDFKGGLIAIALLFDVTNGFHDAANAIATVVATRALSLRSALIFAAVANFGGAFLSTRVALTIEAGILNSSALGAHWFGVISAALLGAMGWNLLTWYWGLPSSSSHALIGGLVGAALFQVSPQIIYWQGIVEAVVIPMVVSPLVAIAIGLSFMTLVEKWRQSQDIPPEHWQRLQILSGTLMAVAHGANDAQKTMGVITLALVSWGQLSPDAGVPFWVMAACALAIAIGTYGGGERIIRTTGEKITPLDPVSGCLANLSAALTVGAASLVGFPVSTTQVVVGAITGAGYRHQGEVNWQVWAQIFMAWVLTFPGAALLAIAISFGLSQL; from the coding sequence ATGGCCATTGATTTCAAGGGGGGGTTGATTGCGATCGCCCTCCTTTTTGATGTCACCAATGGCTTCCATGATGCCGCCAATGCCATTGCAACGGTGGTGGCCACCCGTGCCCTTTCCCTGCGATCGGCGCTCATCTTTGCTGCTGTCGCTAATTTTGGTGGTGCCTTCTTGAGTACGCGGGTGGCGCTAACAATTGAAGCCGGCATTCTCAACAGCAGTGCCTTGGGTGCCCATTGGTTTGGCGTCATTAGTGCCGCACTCCTCGGCGCGATGGGCTGGAATTTGCTCACTTGGTATTGGGGTTTACCCAGTAGTTCTTCCCATGCCCTCATTGGTGGCTTGGTGGGGGCAGCCCTCTTTCAAGTGTCACCACAAATCATCTATTGGCAGGGGATTGTTGAGGCGGTGGTGATTCCCATGGTCGTGTCCCCCTTGGTGGCGATCGCCATTGGCCTGAGTTTCATGACGCTTGTCGAGAAATGGCGGCAATCCCAAGACATTCCCCCAGAGCACTGGCAACGGTTGCAGATTCTCTCCGGAACATTGATGGCCGTTGCCCACGGTGCCAACGATGCCCAGAAAACAATGGGGGTGATCACCCTTGCCCTTGTGAGTTGGGGACAACTGTCACCGGATGCGGGTGTGCCCTTCTGGGTGATGGCTGCCTGTGCCTTGGCGATCGCGATCGGTACCTATGGCGGCGGCGAACGCATTATCCGCACCACGGGGGAGAAAATTACACCCCTTGACCCTGTGAGTGGCTGCTTAGCGAATCTCAGTGCCGCCTTGACCGTGGGAGCCGCAAGTCTGGTGGGCTTTCCCGTCAGTACGACACAAGTCGTGGTGGGTGCGATTACGGGTGCTGGCTATCGCCATCAAGGGGAAGTGAACTGGCAAGTGTGGGCGCAAATTTTCATGGCATGGGTACTCACGTTTCCCGGTGCAGCCCTGCTGGCGATCGCGATCTCTTTTGGTCTATCCCAACTTTGA